A window of Tetrapisispora phaffii CBS 4417 chromosome 9, complete genome contains these coding sequences:
- the ORC6 gene encoding origin recognition complex subunit 6 (similar to Saccharomyces cerevisiae ORC6 (YHR118C); ancestral locus Anc_2.149), whose amino-acid sequence MSSRQIQSCIKDILNVNGDASQKLDWNSGRLKKIQAATSTLYNASLGKVMLKQDEELARCHISAYIAVERLVEKYGTTDENGDDMMYYLDMIPMEPKKARGMVELFKQNIFQTSPVKKFSWTPSPKKRSRISPIKNDTFTSQNPSDLRKKLFSSPTMSLGETGETQQHVTPTKQVLDKTDDEEDSEADRTPRRKLIFEEDIENDEAELSPIKKPKLDGVNVQKSNFKHGEAADHISHSEMITRNENEDSTKEDRNDSTDSNNQSLVRNVKKTKEKNVNPSKRKTVNTQKFSYNLLKLGTSNMLTRKYSKIAPASVILLCNMFELPKTVAYNLLDQFMMLSSYLVCPWQLVCGLVISCAKIVHSEKRKNDPRIDYRILERMCLAMNTVEVEEILECIGIVEELISGEEWYRKLKVEYNDFDGNKYEESLSKEIGSMLQSKSTLVSDEQYSNWESKIKQDLSLKHD is encoded by the coding sequence ATGTCAAGTCGTCAAATTCAAAGTTGCATTAAGGATATTTTGAACGTGAATGGAGATGCCAGTCAGAAGTTGGATTGGAATTCAGGAAGGTTAAAGAAGATCCAGGCTGCTACATCCACTCTTTATAATGCATCTTTGGGGAAAGTGATGCTGAAACAAGATGAAGAGTTGGCTAGATGTCATATTTCTGCGTATATAGCTGTCGAGCGGTTGGTTGAAAAATATGGCACGACGGATGAAAATGGAGATGACATGATGTACTACCTAGATATGATTCCCATGGAGCCTAAAAAAGCAAGAGGAATGGTGGAATTAttcaaacaaaatatttttcaaacgTCCCCAGTGAAGAAATTCAGTTGGACTCCTAGTCCCAAAAAGAGATCAAGAATATCGCCTATAAAGAACGATACTTTCACATCACAAAACCCTAGCGATCtaagaaagaaattatttagTTCCCCAACCATGAGTCTAGGAGAGACTGGGGAGACACAACAGCACGTTACTCCTACAAAGCAAGTATTGGATAAAactgatgatgaagaagattcTGAGGCAGATAGAACGccaagaagaaaattaatatttgaagaagatattgaGAATGATGAAGCTGAATTGTCACCAATCAAGAAACCCAAGCTAGATGGAGTTAATGTACAGAAGTCTAACTTCAAACATGGCGAGGCTGCTGACCATATAAGTCACTCGGAAATGATTACACGAAACGAGAATGAAGATTCCACAAAGGAAGATCGTAATGACAGTACAGACTCCAATAATCAATCTCTAGTAAGAAATGTGAAGAAaaccaaagaaaaaaatgtaaatCCTTCGAAAAGGAAAACAGTCAATACTCAAAAATTctcatataatttattgaaactaGGTACATCTAATATGCTAACTAGAAAATACAGTAAAATTGCTCCTGCTAGTGTGATTCTGTTATGCAACATGTTCGAGCTACCAAAAACAGTTGCATACAACCTATTGGATCAGTTTATGATGTTATCATCTTATTTGGTCTGCCCATGGCAATTAGTATGTGGATTAGTGATTAGCTGCGCTAAAATTGTTCACAGcgaaaaaagaaagaacgATCCCAGGATAGATTATAGAATCCTGGAAAGGATGTGTCTCGCCATGAACACTGttgaagttgaagaaattttGGAATGCATCGGGATAGTTGAAGAATTAATATCTGGAGAAGAATGGTACCGTAAACTCAAAGTCGAATACAATGACTTCGATGGAAATAAGTATGAAGAATCTTTGTCAAAAGAGATTGGGTCAATGTTACAATCCAAGAGTACTTTGGTATCCGATGAACAATATTCCAATTGGGAATCCAAAATCAAACAAGATCTCTCTTTGAAGCATGATTGA
- the NMA111 gene encoding Nma111p (similar to Saccharomyces cerevisiae NMA111 (YNL123W); ancestral locus Anc_2.150), translating into MKRRSSNLEDVDDIEHNNKSHHNHNFSDKEIDNSELSIEDIEVIGPVPTVSDAQNYIKWQNTISSVVQSVVSIHFSQVAPFDGESALVSEATGFVVDSKLGIILTNRHVVGAGPFVGYAVFDNHEECDVTPIYRDPVHDFGFLKFNPKDIKYMEVKSLQLKPNLAKVGLEIRVVGNDAGEKLSILSGFISRLDRNAPDYGELTYNDFNTEYIQAAASASGGSSGSPVVNSDGHVVALQAGGSTEASTDFFLPLDRILRALICVQNDKPITRGTIQVQWLLKPYDECKRLGLTPEAESNARKMFPDKIGMLMAETILKEGPGDVKIAEGDVLISINNELISSFITVDDILDRNVGNTITLVIQRSGVDKTIQCVVDNLHRITPDRYVEVCGATFHELSYQMARFYGIAVRGVFISSASGSFNIDLSERVGWVVDSVDNKETPNLNTFIEVMKDIPDRKRVTLRYHHLSDQHTIHVTSIYIDRHWCNEFRMYIRNDVTGIWDYQNIKEPIPAEEIKPHSAKFIEIPVENKNIAKLSYSLCHVTTIAVIPLDSQSVETVKISGLVVDAEEGYVLTSRRAVPHDCCDVFVTFADSVMVPASLKFIHPTQNYAILKYDVKLVNAPIVTPRFSTSYLKRGDKANFVGYTHNHRLVTADTTITDISSVSIPSNIIPRYRATNIEAISIDCNISTKCNSGIIADQEGVIKALWLSFVGERSDNKDKIYLMGLDIMDCLEVIKYFKEGKRPIVSIVDAGFGSISILTSRVRGVPEEWIERMERESSNRLQFITVTRVSCTNDDVKLETGDVILSVNDQLVTKMNQLNGIVSEYGSERSQTLTFKVVREGKIIDLPIKTVYVKETDQFVVFAGCIVQAPHHAVKQAMLNLPSEVYVTFRGESSPALQYGISGTNFITHVNEVETKDLESFLTVIKQIPDNSYCKIRLMTFDNVPFAISLKTNYHYFPTTELKKNTLTGEWIENDIKKTEEIKQ; encoded by the coding sequence atgaagagAAGATCCTCCAATTTAGAAGATGTCGATGACATAGAgcataataataaatctcATCACAACCATAATTTTTCTGATAAGGAGATTGACAATTCagaattatcaattgaagatattgaGGTTATAGGTCCGGTTCCAACAGTATCTGATGCTCAGAACTATATCAAGTGGCAAAATACCATTTCATCAGTGGTTCAATCTGTTGTCTCAATTCATTTCTCACAGGTGGCTCCATTTGATGGTGAATCCGCTTTGGTTTCGGAAGCTACTGGTTTTGTCGTAGATTCAAAGCTAGGtataattttaacaaaTCGTCACGTCGTAGGTGCTGGTCCTTTTGTTGGCTATGCTGTATTTGACAATCACGAAGAATGTGATGTCACTCCAATTTATAGAGATCCTGTGCATGATTTTGGTTTCTTGAAATTCAATCctaaagatattaaatatatggAAGTGAAAAGTCTGCAATTGAAGCCAAATTTGGCTAAAGTTGGTTTAGAAATTAGAGTTGTTGGTAATGATGCAGGTGAAAAATTAAGTATCTTATCAGGTTTTATATCGAGATTGGATAGAAATGCCCCTGATTATGGTGAATTGACATacaatgattttaataCCGAGTATATACAAGCAGCCGCATCAGCCTCTGGTGGTTCAAGTGGTTCCCCCGTTGTTAATAGCGATGGACATGTTGTTGCCTTACAGGCTGGTGGTTCAACAGAAGCTTCTACAGATTTTTTTCTTCCGTTAGATAGAATTTTAAGAGCTCTAATCTGTGTACAAAATGACAAGCCAATAACTCGTGGTACTATCCAAGTTCAATGGTTACTAAAGCCATACGATGAATGTAAAAGACTTGGTCTTACTCCAGAAGCTGAAAGTAATGCACGTAAAATGTTCCCTGATAAAATCGGTATGCTTATGGCGGAAACTATATTAAAAGAAGGTCCAGGTGATGTCAAAATAGCAGAAGGTGATGTATTGATTTCAATCAATAACGAACTGATATCATCATTTATTACTGTTGATGATATATTAGATAGAAATGTTGGTAACACAATCACTTTGGTGATACAAAGAAGTGGTGTTGATAAAACAATCCAATGTGTTGTTGACAATTTACATAGAATTACACCAGACAGATATGTTGAAGTCTGTGGTGCAACTTTCCATGAGTTATCTTATCAAATGGCCAGATTTTATGGTATTGCGGTAAGAGGTGTTTTTATTAGTAGCGCTTCAGGATCTTTCAATATTGACCTCAGTGAAAGAGTTGGCTGGGTTGTAGATTCGGTTGACAATAAAGAAACACCTAACCTAAACACTTTTATTGAGGTGATGAAGGATATACCAGATCGCAAAAGAGTTACATTAAGATATCACCATTTGAGTGACCAGCATACAATTCATGTGACGTCAATTTACATCGATAGACATTGGTGTAACGAATTCAGAATGTATATAAGAAATGACGTGACAGGTATTTGGGATTACCAAAATATCAAAGAACCGATCCCTGCAGAAGAAATTAAGCCACATTCTGCAAAGTTTATAGAGATTCCGGTTgaaaataagaatattgCAAAGTTATCGTATTCATTATGTCATGTAACTACCATAGCAGTAATTCCTTTGGATTCTCAATCAGTCGAAACGGTTAAAATATCAGGATTGGTTGTGGATGCAGAAGAAGGTTATGTCTTAACATCGCGTAGAGCAGTTCCACACGATTGCTGTGACGTATTTGTCACATTTGCCGATTCAGTTATGGTACCAGCATCCttgaaatttattcatCCTACTCAAAATTATGCAATTTTGAAGTATGATGTGAAGCTGGTAAATGCTCCGATTGTAACTCCAAGATTTTCAACATCTTATTTAAAACGTGGTGATAAGGCAAATTTTGTAGGTTACACTCATAACCACAGACTGGTAACTGCTGATACCACAATCACTGATATTTCCTCAGTGAGTATTCCAAGTAATATTATCCCTAGATATAGAGCTACAAACATTGAAGCTATCTCCATTGATTGTAACATCAGTACTAAATGTAATTCAGGTATTATAGCTGATCAAGAAGGTGTTATTAAAGCTTTATGGTTATCTTTTGTTGGTGAGAGAAGTGATAATAAggataaaatatatttaatggGTTTGGACATTATGGATTGTCTGGAAgtcattaaatatttcaaggAAGGAAAAAGGCCAATCGTAAGCATAGTTGATGCTGGTTTTGGATCTATTTCTATATTAACTTCTAGAGTCAGAGGCGTTCCAGAAGAATGGATTGAGAGAATGGAAAGAGAATCTAGCAATAGACTACAGTTTATAACAGTCACTAGGGTCTCATGCACTAATGATGATGTTAAATTGGAAACTGGTGATGTGATTTTGTCTGTCAATGATCAATTGGTTACTAAAATGAACCAATTAAATGGAATTGTGTCTGAATACGGATCCGAACGTTCTCAAACCTTGACTTTTAAGGTTGTTCGTGAAggtaaaataattgatcTTCCAATTAAAACAGTGTATGTGAAAGAAACAGATCAGTTTGTCGTTTTTGCTGGTTGTATTGTTCAAGCACCACATCACGCTGTCAAACAAGCAATGCTAAATTTACCAAGTGAGGTCTATGTAACATTCAGAGGTGAGTCTTCGCCAGCTTTGCAGTATGGTATCTCTGGTACCAATTTCATTACACATGTTAATGAAGTAGAAACGAAAGATCTTGAAAGTTTCTTAACAGTTATCAAACAAATTCCAGATAACAGTTACTGTAAGATTAGATTGATGACATTTGACAATGTCCCATTTgctatttctttaaaaactAATTATCACTATTTCCCTACCACagaattaaagaaaaacacATTAACAGGTGAATGGATAGAAAATGACATAAAGAAAACGGAAGAAATCAAACAATAG
- the TOM70 gene encoding protein channel TOM70 (similar to Saccharomyces cerevisiae TOM71 (YHR117W) and TOM70 (YNL121C); ancestral locus Anc_2.152), whose protein sequence is MSASDGSVGGFIARNKTAIIATVAAGSAALGAYYYYTQLQRQIDDSSSSKKKKKKHSKKKKSTSTDEKSNSKNETAKVIYPVASNGEPDLSGKDSFSDELKEKYAMALKDKGNDYFKKQDFENALKYYNYALTLKQDPVFYSNISACYVSLGQLEKVVESSTEALKLKHDYSKALLRRASAYESLANYVDAMVDLSVLSLNGDFNGASIEPMLERNLNKQAMQVLKEKIAENKPQLLPSNTSLASFFGVFKPEVSLNNFNENSESEKELLNGLTNLYSRTNDGYLVADESFQKAVKLLEKEYEENKENNDIKEKYAIALEYNGILKFLKNDPLDAHNDIQKAIFIFPRVNSYIYNSLILADKGETEESIKNFDAAINLDATNAATYYHRGQLYFLTQQYEKAGIDFDKAKELDESNILPYIQLACLAYKENKFNDCETLFSEARRKFPTAPEVPNFYADVLLERNEFDKALKQYDISKKLEEAVEGIHVGIAPMIGKATLLARNPIVENLLESTELFEEACKLDPRSEQAKIGLAQLKLQQEEVDEAIALFEEAAFLARNMDEKLQATTFAEASKVQKKVRSDPVINQKIQETLAAYQQQGLM, encoded by the coding sequence ATGTCTGCTTCGGATGGTTCTGTAGGTGGATTTATAGCTAGAAATAAGACAGCTATAATTGCTACTGTCGCTGCTGGTTCTGCTGCACTTGGTGCTTATTACTATTACACACAATTACAAAGGCAGATTGATGATAGTTCTTCTtccaagaagaagaaaaagaagcatagtaaaaagaaaaagtcTACTTCTACTGATGAGAAATCAAACTCAAAGAATGAAACTGCTAAAGTAATTTATCCAGTTGCTTCCAATGGCGAACCTGACTTATCTGGTAAAGATTCTTTTTCTGACGAATTAAAAGAGAAATATGCTATGGCTTTAAAAGATAAAGGTaatgattattttaaaaaacaagattttgaaaatgctTTAAAGTATTATAATTATGCATTGACATTGAAACAAGATCCAGtcttttattcaaatatttcagcATGTTATGTTTCACTAGGTCAATTAGAAAAAGTTGTTGAAAGTAGTACTGAAGCcttgaaattgaaacatGATTATTCAAAGGCTTTGCTACGTAGAGCCTCTGCTTATGAAAGTTTAGCCAATTATGTTGATGCCATGGTCGATTTATCTGTTCTATCTTTAAATGGTGATTTCAATGGTGCTTCAATCGAACCAATGTTGGAAAGAAATTTGAACAAGCAAGCTATGCAAGTGTTGAAGGAAAAAATTGCTGAAAACAAACCACAGTTACTACCTTCAAACACTTCTTTAGCATCTTTCTTTGGTGTCTTCAAACCAGAAGTTAGTTTGAACAactttaatgaaaattccGAATCTGAAAAGGAATTATTAAACGGTTTAACTAACCTATACTCAAGAACAAATGACGGTTATTTAGTTGCCGATGAATCGTTTCAAAAGGCGGTTAAATTATTGGAGAAGGAATACGAAGAAAACAAGGAGAACAATGACATCAAAGAGAAATATGCTATTGCTTTAGAATATAACGgtatattaaaattcttAAAGAATGACCCATTAGATGCTCACAATGATATTCAAAAGGCTATCTTTATTTTCCCAAGAGTAAACTcatatatttacaattcTTTGATATTAGCCGATAAAGGTGAAACTGAAGAATccattaaaaattttgatgcCGCTATTAACTTAGACGCAACCAACGCAGCTACTTACTACCACCGTGGTCAACTTTATTTCTTAACACAACAATACGAAAAAGCTGGCATTGATTTCGATAAGGCTAAGGAATTAGatgaatcaaatattttgcCATATATCCAACTAGCTTGTTTAGCTTACAAGGAAAACAAATTCAACGATTGTGAAACTTTATTCAGCGAAGCTAGAAGGAAGTTCCCAACCGCTCCTGAAGTTCCAAACTTTTATGCCGATGTCTTGTTAGAAAGAAATGAGTTCGATAAGGCTTTAAAGCAATACGATATTTCTAAGAAACTAGAAGAAGCGGTTGAAGGTATTCACGTAGGTATTGCACCAATGATTGGTAAGGCAACATTATTAGCCAGAAACCCAATTGTcgaaaatttattagagTCTACCGAATTATTCGAAGAAGCTTGCAAATTAGATCCAAGATCCGAGCAAGCTAAAATTGGTTTAGCTCAATTAAAACTTCAACAAGAAGAAGTCGATGAAGCTATAGCCttatttgaagaagctGCTTTCTTAGCAAGAAATATGgatgaaaaattacaagCCACTACTTTTGCCGAAGCATCTAAAGTACAAAAGAAGGTCAGATCTGACCCTGTTATTAACCAAAAAATCCAAGAAACTTTAGCTGCTTATCAACAACAAGGATTAAtgtaa
- the NCS2 gene encoding Ncs2p (similar to Saccharomyces cerevisiae NCS2 (YNL119W); ancestral locus Anc_2.154), with protein MVQEQKCQRCKEHSAIIISRKELFCSGCFKKFLSLKQRKTMMLDQYYQDIFKVLHKDKFRTEEEALLLNSNSKILVPLSFSSSSSLVMLDILVDTLNEQRLQHHNMVGFKIELLLLFNGKEEFDLVNKKLTDLIDNRYSANKDCIQPHFVEISKFYETSTVLKQLLLQHTDFKTFKDTIQHDDYTIKNLLKECPNRSVREDLLTFIKRHLIKKFTYQNKFKAIVWPFSMTQLADEIISMIVKGRGSSIANFLDMESFDENYGTNVFKNLFPLRNALLSEIDAYCHSVNLEKYLIDYKVQDTLLLNKLYDANNKRSNESTLVKNMTMNELASKYFDDIETDYSNVISTVLRTGEKLGTPTANGLKNKKCEVCLQIIHNDPSEWLNTITENVGHCIENDEEQSYFNVWTENNEKKVATKNYNKLMELDKDENNNLDICYGCLILLNSMDNKSINWPVNEKEEIDEILEEFIISD; from the coding sequence ATGGTACAAGAACAAAAATGCCAAAGATGCAAAGAGCACTCGGCTATTATAATCTCtagaaaagaattattttgCTCAGGATGttttaagaaatttttGTCATTGAAGCAAAGAAAAACTATGATGCTAGACCAATATTACCAAGATATATTCAAAGTCCTTCATAAGGATAAGTTCAGGACAGAGGAAGAGGCGTTGTTATTGAATagtaattcaaaaattctgGTACCCTTGAGTTTcagttcttcttcttcattggTAATGCTAGATATCTTAGTTGATACACTAAATGAACAAAGATTGCAACATCATAATATGGTTggttttaaaattgaacttttattattattcaatggTAAGGAAGAGTTTGACTTAGTTAACAAAAAGTTAACCGATTTGATTGATAATAGGTACTCTGCAAATAAAGACTGTATACAACCACATTTTGTAGAGATTTCGAAATTCTATGAAACTTCAACAGTTCTAAAGCAATTGCTGTTGCAACATACTGATTTCAAAACATTTAAAGATACAATCCAACATGATGATTATACcattaaaaatttgttaaaagAATGTCCAAATAGATCAGTTCGTGAAGATCTATTAACGTTCATTAAAAgacatttaataaaaaaatttacttatcaaaataaattcaaagcAATTGTGTGGCCATTTTCTATGACACAATTAgctgatgaaattatttcaatgaTAGTGAAAGGTAGAGGTTCTAGCATCGCTAACTTTTTAGATATGGAATCATTCGATGAAAATTATGGCACTAATGTTTTTAAGAATCTGTTTCCACTGAGAAATGCCTTGTTATCTGAAATCGATGCATATTGCCATTCTGtaaatttggaaaaataTCTGATTGACTACAAGGTGCAAGATACTTTACTGTTAAATAAGCTCTACGAtgctaataataaaagatcgAATGAAAGCACATTGGTCAAAAATATGACAATGAATGAATTGGCAAGTAAATACTTTGATGATATCGAAACTGACTATTCAAATGTGATATCGACTGTTTTACGAACAGGTGAAAAATTAGGTACTCCAACTGCTAAtggtttgaaaaataaaaagtgTGAAGTTTGCTTGCAAATAATTCATAATGATCCATCTGAGTGGTTGAATACAATCACTGAAAATGTTGGACATTGCATAGAGAATGACGAGGAACAAAGTTATTTTAATGTCTGGACAGAGAATAACGAAAAAAAAGTAGCAACTaagaattataataaattaatggAATTGGACAAGGAcgaaaataataatctcGATATATGTTATGGGTGTCTAATATTGTTGAATAGTATGGATAACAAATCTATTAACTGGCCTgtaaatgaaaaagaagagaTAGATGAAATTCTAGaagaattcattatatCTGATTGA
- the DCP2 gene encoding decapping enzyme complex catalytic subunit (similar to Saccharomyces cerevisiae DCP2 (YNL118C); ancestral locus Anc_2.155), translating into MSLPLRHSLDNLDSLDRILEDLLVRFIINVPPEDLSSVERELFHFEEASWFYIDFIKLLNPSLPSLKIKSFATNIIRICPIVWRWDIKADEALQKFSLYKKSIPVRGAAIFNEKLNKILLVQGTESDSWSFPRGKISKDEDDVQCCIREVKEEIGFDLTGYIDENQFVERNISGKNYKIYLVSNVPEATQFKPQVRNEIDKIEWKDFKKIMRSIFKQSGSTKYYLINAMIRPLSIWCKRQKEGKDNSELIRNAEKQLKELLGITSSTEITDKYAQISAKDFNAHNNSTSGSSISDSQNGQPIDIDPGRALLNSLQSAFNVNSNNINNTQQNTFMPPPMPILVNGNGNANNMFPPMMNGGFQPFAPFPIVNNNHGVLPLMNNNFHPTSDSAQFHIMNMNNINPRDIMDDATATPNTASLSKPSLVDGATHDNAKQLLTLLNDKKPEQFGTSPQVANAALVSQVDSSNSKDLLHLLKHEPQSEMQSLGIKISSGVDIPDDNTYEEFESSSEEGNDEDSYMNINHSDMGEYNRASVLRDNFNDKTDQQKLENLDGEEFSTTEMPNSAALVGNSFGSNGGDIPHVDEVNESTRGVASLSIAGKAKNVNNTPKIKLLKRGEQLSNNALSPPKVSPESIPYQKNTNFEESSGSPNELLKILKAPLDDKKSYSTQSQQSTNPLLDMLKKPSLSDSPTNRYDSNLIDNPNSSNSQIGTPVEFANQIPSMVPNNKSSSPLIQTNGSPQSQSHANEFLNVLNDPNARNNSKFGPPSGQPFNEQGIPVDMPQQILTPNGSQPPGMSHNQHQFNNLQFNQFYPSPMEQPPHLVPNQYVPSQMHAPKYMDALNNHSPQSSAHMSLSQSQSPTHRGLAPAGNELLNMLKGPNVKMGLDQTMNGSPLNNNAQSVPQMGQTASNQLLNLLHKK; encoded by the coding sequence ATGTCTTTACCTCTACGACATTCACTCGACAATCTAGATTCTCTTGATAGAATTCTGGAAGATTTGTTAGTCagatttataattaatgtTCCACCGGAGGATCTTTCATCGGTAGAGAGAgaattatttcattttgaagAAGCTTCATGGTTTTATATcgattttattaaattgttaAACCCATCTTTAccatctttaaaaattaaatcatttgcaacaaatattataagGATTTGTCCTATTGTATGGAGATGGGACATAAAAGCAGACGAAGCACTTCAGAAATTTTCACTTTATAAGAAATCTATCCCTGTAAGAGGTGCCGcaattttcaatgaaaagttaaataaaatattattagttCAGGGTACTGAATCCGATTCATGGTCATTTCCGCGTggtaaaatttcaaaagatgaagatgatgtaCAATGTTGCATAAGAGaagttaaagaagaaattggcTTTGATTTAACAGGCTATATCGATGAAAACCAATTTgttgaaagaaatatttcaggtaaaaattataaaatttactTAGTTTCTAATGTACCAGAAGCAACACAATTCAAACCCCAAGttagaaatgaaattgataaaattgagTGGAAGgattttaagaaaattatgaGATCTATTTTCAAACAATCGGGTTCTactaaatattatttaatcaATGCTATGATCAGACCTTTATCAATTTGGTGTAAACGTCAAAAGGAAGGTAAAGATAACTCTGAGTTAATTAGAAATGCAGAAAAGCAGTTAAAAGAATTACTAGGTATTACCTCTTCTACTGAAATAACTGATAAATATGCGCAAATTTCTGCCAAGGATTTCAATGCCCATAACAATAGTACATCTGGCTCATCCATTTCTGATTCCCAAAATGGCCAACCTATAGATATTGATCCTGGCAGAGCCCTACTGAACTCTTTACAAAGTGCTTTTAATGTTaacagtaataatattaataatactCAACAGAACACATTTATGCCACCACCAATGCCAATTTTAGTTAATGGCAACGGTAATGCTAATAATATGTTCCCACCAATGATGAATGGTGGATTTCAACCATTTGCTCCCTTTCCTATTGTTAATAACAATCATGGTGTCTTACCGctaatgaataataatttccATCCAACTTCTGACAGTGCTCAATTCcatataatgaatatgaaCAACATCAATCCAAGAGATATTATGGACGATGCAACAGCCACTCCAAATACAGCTTCTCTTTCAAAGCCATCTTTAGTGGATGGTGCAACTCATGATAATGCTAAGCAATTACTAACCCTACTGAATGATAAAAAGCCTGAACAGTTCGGCACCTCTCCACAAGTAGCAAATGCCGCTTTAGTCTCACAAGTTGACAGCTCCAATTCTAAAGATCTATTGCATTTATTGAAACATGAACCTCAATCTGAGATGCAGTCTTTAggtattaaaatatcatctgGTGTGGATATCCCAGATGACAACACATATGAGGAATTTGAAAGTAGTTCGGAAGAAGGAAATGATGAAGACAGTTATATGAATATTAATCACAGCGACATGGGAGAATACAATAGAGCCAGTGTATTAAgagataattttaatgataaaacaGATCAACAGAAACTAGAAAATTTAGACGGCGAGGAGTTTTCAACAACAGAAATGCCAAATTCAGCAGCTTTAGTAGGAAACTCATTTGGATCAAATGGTGGTGATATCCCACACGTAGACGAAGTCAATGAAAGCACAAGAGGAGTTGCTTCGTTGTCTATTGCTGGTAAAGcaaaaaatgtaaataatacaCCAAAAATTAAGCTACTAAAAAGAGGAGAACAATTATCCAATAATGCTTTGTCACCTCCAAAAGTATCACCCGAATCCATACCATACCAGAAAAATACGAACTTTGAAGAATCTAGTGGGTCACCAAACGAGcttctaaaaattttaaaggcACCTCTGGACGATAAAAAATCTTATTCAACTCAATCCCAGCAGTCTACAAATCCATTATTAGACATGCTAAAGAAACCTAGTCTTAGCGACTCTCCAACTAACAGATATGATTCAAATCTAATAGATAACCCAAATAGTAGTAATTCTCAAATTGGGACACCAGTAGAATTTGCAAACCAGATTCCATCAATGGTTCCTAACAATAAAAGCTCTTCGCCATTAATTCAAACTAACGGATCTCCACAATCACAATCACATGcaaatgaatttttaaatgttctAAATGACCCAAATGCaagaaataattcaaaGTTTGGTCCACCCTCAGGTCAACCTTTTAACGAACAAGGGATCCCAGTGGATATGCCACAACAGATTTTAACTCCAAATGGTTCTCAACCACCAGGCATGTCTCATAATCAACATCAATTCAACAACCTACAGTTTAATCAGTTTTATCCAAGTCCAATGGAGCAACCACCTCATTTAGTCCCAAATCAATATGTACCAAGTCAGATGCATGCCCCTAAATATATGGATGCTCTTAATAACCATTCTCCACAATCTTCAGCACATATGTCATTATCTCAATCACAATCTCCTACACATAGAGGTTTAGCTCCAGCGGGAAATGAATTACTTAATATGCTAAAAGGGCCAAATGTTAAAATGGGGCTTGATCAAACAATGAATGGCTCTccattgaataataatgctCAATCTGTTCCTCAAATGGGTCAAACAGCATCAAATcagttattaaatttgttacataagaaataa